The following are from one region of the Aspergillus luchuensis IFO 4308 DNA, chromosome 4, nearly complete sequence genome:
- a CDS encoding putative NADH-ubiquinone oxidoreductase 21 kDa subunit (COG:S;~EggNog:ENOG410PIMM;~InterPro:IPR019721,IPR024549;~PFAM:PF12853,PF10785;~TransMembrane:2 (i40-57o69-90i)), translated as MATDHKSILVPPKRANTDYPLIDSDPHLRRVFGYARPSDYAVGGGMAAASPLAFWVMERVSPSHVGRGGFAPVMRLATAIGLIGGLHVVYQRSCNRFYGFTENSREADMDMKEMVDKVKKGESLYGTSKVSSYLQGVAARNSRYSELFIHVLPWFNLVNHDQHGVDTAKYYQQAERELEAERLKQASS; from the exons ATGGCGACTGATCACAAGTCAATTCTTGTTCCCCCAAAGCGGGCCAATACAGACTACCCG CTAATTGACTCCGACCC GCACTTGAGACGAGTTTTCGGATATGCACGACCCTCTGACTACGCAGTGGGCGGCGGAATGGCCGCTGCGTCTCCTCTTGCGTTCTGGGTTATGGAAAGAGTGAGCCCTTCTCACGTCGGCAGGGGAGGGTTCGCTCCTGTGATGCGCCTAGCAACAGCCATTGGCCTTATTGGAGGTCTCCACGTGGTCTATCAGAGATCCTGCA ACCGCTTCTATGGCTTCACGGAGAATTCGAGGGAAGCTGATATGGATAtgaaggagatggtggacAAAGTCAAGAAAGGGGAATCCCTATATGGCACATCTAAAGTCTCTTCATACCTGCAAGGCGTTGCTGCTCGAAACTCTAGATACTCTGAGCTATTCATCCATGTTCTTCCATGGTTCAACCTTGTCAACCATGACCAG CATGGCGTCGACACGGCCAAGTACTATCAGCAGGCCGAGCGGGAGCTGGAAGCCGAGCGGTTGAAGCAAGCTAGCTCCTAA
- the CSM3 gene encoding Chromosome segregation in meiosis protein 3 (COG:L;~EggNog:ENOG410PPZK;~InterPro:IPR040038,IPR012923;~PFAM:PF07962;~go_component: GO:0005634 - nucleus [Evidence IEA];~go_process: GO:0000076 - DNA replication checkpoint [Evidence IEA];~go_process: GO:0006974 - cellular response to DNA damage stimulus [Evidence IEA];~go_process: GO:0048478 - replication fork protection [Evidence IEA]) codes for MMEKDVGYSNPSMGHDDALFDYDAGLESTLQDITVDSNRGGPIAAPMLGLDEKVTITKQRRSTVKLDEGRLLSQAGIPKLRSTAKSKLKFKGKGHEFSDAARLLNFYQLWLDDLFPRAKFADGLAIIEKLGHSKRLQTMRREWIDEEKPRLPATDIEDAQQTGFSAPHVHDNSMSIRHLNEADAIFGQGDSVAQSPPTHGIGAQPSSLTLGDAPQQGDLFVSDDESVPREIIEGTHDNDDDDDELEALLREHEDSIIDNHNLAGPDAWA; via the exons atgatggagaaagaTGTGGGCTACTCAAACCCATCAAtgggccatgatgatgcattGTTCGATTATGATGCCGGCTTAGAGAGCACATTGCAAGATATAACTGTGGATTCAAACAGAGGTGGGCCCATTGCTGCACCTATGTTAGGCTTGGATGAAAAGGTCACAATCACTAAGCAGCGACGATCTACTGTCAAGCTGGATGAGGGCCG ATTACTGTCACAAGCCGGCATACCAAAACTGCGTTCTACGGCGAAGTCTAAATTGAAGTTCAAAGGGAAAGGACATGAG TTTTCGGACGCCGCTCGACTATTAAACTTCTACCAACTATGGCTCGATGATTTGTTCCCTCGCGCGAAGTTCGCTGATGGATTGGCTATCATAGAGAAACTGGGTCATTCGAAACGCTTGCAGACGATGCGACGAGAATGGATAGACGAGGAAAAGCCGAGACTCCCCGCAACCGACATCGAAGATGCGCAACAAACGGGGTTCTCGGCTCCACATGTCCATGACAATAGTATGTCTATTAGGCATCTAAATGAAGCCGACGCGATTTTTGGCCAAGGAGATAGCGTGGCACAGTCGCCTCCCACACATGGCATCGGAGCTCAGCCATCCTCACTTACGCTAGGAGACGCTCCTCAGCAGGGAGATTTGTTTGTgtcggatgatgagagtgTCCCAAGAGAAATCATAGAAGGTActcatgataatgatgatgatgatgatgagctgGAAGCACTTCTTCGCGAGCACGAGGATAGCATTATTGATAATCATAATCTGGCAGGACCAGATGCATGGGCTTGA
- a CDS encoding uncharacterized protein (COG:D,Z;~EggNog:ENOG410PHJ0;~InterPro:IPR009091,IPR000408;~PFAM:PF13540,PF00415) — protein sequence MPPKKSAPKPAAASAAAAKVKQTAATTTTTTKAATKANTKTTTKAKKTTATTSTARKAPTDKREAPAKPKKTTKRQTAKSATAPKKGGGTDDNLASKKREVEPAKRAKRKAEVVDEAPARDLKKARVAKPRVTKPKPKVVINHAPTTRLNVYVCGEGSSGELGLGSAKNAIDVKRPRLNANLPADRVGVVQVAVGGMHCVALTYDNKILTWGVNDQGALGRDTTWDGGYKDMDKADNESDSDSDDDIALNPHESNPTAIPSEAFPKDTVFVEVAAGDSSSFALTDDGQVYGWGTFRSNDGILGFDATNKVQLTPSLIPSLKKIKHLACGDNHVLALNEKGAVFSWGSGQQNQLGRRIIERNRLNGLQPREFGLPKNIVHIGCGAFHSFAVHQSGEVYAWGLNSFGETGIRAGAGDDEAAIVHPTAVESLSGKAVTQICGGAHHSLAIADNGECLVWGRLDGYQTGLKIDSLPEDAVIKDERGRPRILIEPKAVPGVKANTVAAGSDHSLVIDVDGRPWSWGFSATYQTGQGTPDDIEIATVIENTAVRGKKLNWAGGGGQFSVFTEPATLA from the exons ATGCCGCCCAAGAAAAGCGCACCCAAGCCGGCTGCGGCATCAGCTGCGGCGGCAAAGGTTAAACAGACCGCagcaactacaactactacgACGAAGGCAGCTACGAAGGCTAACACCAAAACAACAACGAaagcgaagaagacaacTGCCACGACCAGTACTGCTCGCAAAGCTCCAACTGACAAGCGAGAGGCCCCTGcgaagcccaagaagaccaCCAAAAGACAAACCGCGAAATCTGCCACGGCTCCCAAGAAGGGCGGTGGAACGGACGACAACCTTGCAAGCAAGAAGCGTGAAGTTGAGCCTGCGAAACGTGCAAAGCGGAAGGCGGAAGTTGTCGATGAAGCTCCAGCTCGCGATTTGAAAAAGGCCCGCGTTGCCAAACCCCGGGTTACTAAACCGAAGCCGAAGGTGGTCATCAACCATGCGCCAACCACTCGACTAAATGTCTATGTGTGCGGCGAAGGCAGCTCTGGCGAGTTGGGCCTGGGATCTGCTAAGAATGCAATTGACGTGAAGCGGCCTCGGTTGAATGCCAACTTGCCAGCGGACCGTGTCGGTGTCGTGCAGGTCGCTGTTGGTGGGATGCATTGCGTTGCACTTACGTATGACAACAAGATCCTTACATGGGGTGTCAATGACCAAGGAGCCCTTGGCAGAGATACTACTTGGGACGGTGGGTACAAAGATATGGACAAAGCCGACAATGAGTCAGACTCGGACTCCGATGATGACATTGCTTTAAATCCCCACGAATCAAATCCCACTGCTATTCCGTCAGAGGCTTTCCCAAAAGACACCGTCTTCGTTGAAGTTGCTGCTGGCGACAGCTCAAGTTTTGCCCTTACGGATGACGGTCAAGTCTATGGTTGGGGAACATTCAGA AGCAATGATGGTATCTTAGGTTTTGATGCCACCAATAAAGTCCAGCTTACGCCTAGTCTGATACCGTCTTTGAAGAAAATCAAACACCTGGCTTGTGGCGATAATCATGTCCTGGCACTGAACGAAAAAGGTGCTGTATTTTCATGGGGTTCGGGCCAGCAAAACCAACTGGGCCGTCGTATCATTGAGCGAAACAGATTGAACGGCCTGCAGCCGCGCGAGTTTGGCCTGCCGAAGAATATTGTGCATATCGGCTGTGGGGCTTTTCACTCTTTCGCTGTTCATCAGTCCGGAGAGGTCTACGCATGGGGTTTGAACAGTTTCGGCGAAACGGGTATCAGGGCTGGTGccggtgacgatgaagcTGCAATTGTGCATCCCACCGCCGTGGAGTCGCTATCTGGGAAAGCAGTTACACAGATCTGCGGCGGCGCCCATCATTCGCTTGCCATCGCTGATAATGGAGAGTGCCTTGTATGGGGACGATTGGATGGCTACCAAACAGGTCTGAAAATCGACAGTCTACCTGAGGATGCGGTCATTAAGGACGAGCGCGGACGGCCTCGTATCTTGATAGAGCCTAAAGCTGTTCCTGGAGTCAAAGCCAATACTGTTGCAGCTGGTTCAGACCATTCACTCGtcattgatgttgatggtcgTCCTTGGTCGTGGGGATTCTCTGCCACCTATCAAACAGGCCAGGGTACACCGGATGACATTGAAATAGCGACTGTCATCGAGAATACTGCCGTTCGTGGGAAAAAGTTAAACTGggccggcggtggtggacaaTTCTCCGTGTTCACTGAGCCGGCAACATTAGCATAA
- the RIB7_2 gene encoding RibD family protein (COG:H;~EggNog:ENOG410PMP3;~InterPro:IPR002734,IPR024072;~PFAM:PF01872;~go_function: GO:0008703 - 5-amino-6-(5-phosphoribosylamino)uracil reductase activity [Evidence IEA];~go_process: GO:0009231 - riboflavin biosynthetic process [Evidence IEA];~go_process: GO:0055114 - oxidation-reduction process [Evidence IEA]) — protein sequence MEHDRSDASDTSTKSLSPDSGSGSSCDGAPNRAKDGLEEAPLNGRMVAFYENDNNRNDDNNTTPADLIPHDAVLETDHFSGNATESVRPEGLDIQGPVQIGSDHNSASDDIPREADVDDPNCDSRSRDSSSATNHNLINNPPNLARIRQVMFECKDPIEISLEEFETYWPFIDNVWVKQRSNSSKEGHCTTDYYMCRLRRPTHRTSETRPLPEGKRPRKKRVREGGICNFQIKVVKFEGAYSTVTIARTPGSSRVHSHDLDYIDRVKRNSGLMEFARREAIKGYLPSSIFTKFQEEPEKLVEAGGKFCTVTDVRNVSAKWRIQNPDVKLVAHEGYEYHKGHGIVRMRAAGGISNTPSDKLLSNTALHASLPPDTLSFPRFPLDFLEPYLPKHNDRRQFPHVTLSYASSMDSKISLLPGMQTVLSGPEAKLMTHYLRSRHDAILIGVGTVLADNPGLNCRLEGAGGFGGLGRMWQPRPVIVDPTGRWPVHPDCRMLRTAVEGKGKAPWVVVSPGARIDPQKLMMLKGYGGDYLRIMEYNQNWRLRWEAILRALASEGIKSVMIEGGGTVLSELLNPEYTEFIDTIIVTVAPTYLGSGGVSVSPDSKRDQEGKPNAALNPRDVKWTPLGQNVIMCGRIRVAPSTESPTTTNAES from the coding sequence ATGGAACATGACCGCTCAGACGCGTCTGATACGAGTACAAAATCATTATCGCCCGACTCTGGGTCGGGCTCATCGTGCGATGGTGCTCCGAACCGTGCAAAAGATGGACTGGAAGAAGCTCCATTGAACGGACGCATGGTGGCTTTCTACGAGAATGATAACAACCGCAACGACGATAATAATACAACGCCCGCCGACCTCATACCCCACGATGCGGTTCTCGAAACCGACCACTTCTCTGGGAATGCGACGGAGTCTGTAAGACCAGAGGGATTGGATATACAAGGACCCGTGCAGATAGGAAGCGACCACAATTCCGCGAGCGACGATATCCCTAGAGAAGCAGATGTCGACGATCCCAACTGTGACTCCCGGTCAAGGGACTCAAGCTCGGCCACAAACCACAATCTCATCAATAATCCCCCCAATCTTGCAAGGATACGCCAAGTGATGTTCGAGTGCAAGGATCCCATAGAGATTAGCTTGGAGGAATTTGAGACTTATTGGCCGTTTATCGACAATGTATGGGTCAAACAGAGGTCTAATTCCAGCAAAGAAGGGCATTGCACCACGGACTATTATATGTGTCGTTTGCGACGCCCCACTCATCGTACGTCAGAaactcgtcctcttcctgagGGCAAACGCCCccgaaagaagagagtgCGGGAGGGTGGTATCTGCAACTTCCAGATCAAAGTTGTCAAGTTCGAAGGAGCATATTCGACGGTGACAATAGCGAGAACTCCAGGGAGCAGTCGGGTACATTCACATGACCTTGATTATATTGACCGAGTGAAGCGAAATTCTGGATTAATGGAGTTTGCGCGGAGGGAAGCAATCAAGGGGTATCTACCTTCCTCAATTTTCACGAAGTTCCAAGAAGAACCTGAAAAGCTTGTTGAAGCTGGGGGCAAATTCTGTACAGTGACGGACGTGCGCAATGTCTCGGCGAAGTGGAGGATACAGAACCCCGACGTTAAACTTGTGGCGCATGAAGGCTATGAATATCATAAGGGTCACGGCATTGTAAGGATGCGAGCGGCTGGTGGTATCAGCAATACTCCGAGCGACAAGTTACTCTCGAATACAGCCCTACACGCATCTTTGCCGCCGGATACGCTCTCCTTCCCTCGGTTCCCTCTAGATTTTCTTGAGCCTTATCTCCCAAAGCACAATGATCGCCGCCAGTTCCCTCATGTCACCCTGTCCTATGCATCGTCGATGGATTCTAAGATATCACTCCTGCCAGGCATGCAAACTGTGCTATCCGGGCCAGAGGCTAAATTGATGACCCACTATCTCAGGTCACGTCATGACGCAATCCTCATCGGAGTTGGAACAGTGCTTGCAGACAATCCCGGGCTAAACTGTAGGCTGGAAGGCGCAGGTGGGTTCGGTGGCCTTGGAAGGATGTGGCAACCGCGGCCAGTGATAGTCGATCCCACAGGACGATGGCCTGTACATCCAGACTGCCGAATGCTGAGGACTGCAGTagaagggaaaggcaagGCGCCGTGGGTAGTGGTATCCCCAGGAGCCAGGATTGACCCACAAaagttgatgatgctgaaggGCTACGGGGGCGATTATCTCCGTATCATGGAGTACAATCAGAACTGGCGGCTGCGCTGGGAAGCCATACTACGTGCGTTGGCATCTGAGGGGATCAAAAGCGTCATGATCGAAGGCGGCGGGACCGTTTTGAGTGAGCTTTTGAACCCCGAATACACCGAATTTATTGATACTATCATTGTTACTGTCGCTCCAACCTATCTTGGCTCCGGTGGAGTAAGTGTGAGCCCAGATTCCAAGCGGGATCAAGAAGGCAAGCCAAACGCTGCTCTGAATCCTAGAGACGTGAAATGGACGCCCTTGGGTCAGAATGTTATTATGTGTGGAAGAATTCGGGTTGCGCCCTCTACTGAGtctcctactactacaaaTGCCGAGTCGTAA
- the nic96 gene encoding linker nucleoporin NIC96 (COG:D;~EggNog:ENOG410PFG0;~InterPro:IPR007231;~PFAM:PF04097;~go_component: GO:0005643 - nuclear pore [Evidence IEA];~go_function: GO:0017056 - structural constituent of nuclear pore [Evidence IEA]) gives MASTNTGSLFGGGGLGAATQSSSLFGNQSGTSGLTGGTNFAKPSQVQQQPTSSSVFAQDQAQANAAPPSSQTTQPAFFNSLLERGKKRPISAIAQNGNFEELPSLQLGLDDIRRKARELGAGGSKEYQPQVPHSKAHYLLAASGVSPGHALRDLKALDPQASVSTPLREQDTFDPDNQKFLKNIQQRGRQVMINESLARTQKDFDSFLEEKVDMDWEEQRRKIFQHFGLAQKDDGAGDIRGSFGRTMRRPKQFGPASTNGPTPSGRRSVFGRSALEKSVIGTPGTGTASLRLFEDSTERNEGAGGHSDLRFLREKMGYYADKVRQLNSARLHTRAFPILHEFSDVEGHAGGDVPRQLYDAYRALISIVGESPDATTMNDPTALVERQFAQDYMDESPNSRRAVSLRKRIVEGSRSFLEKLFYDEVESVITKNPREAQLGGIPTVTNKIRAYIRLRAARKDLAPDGTELQMVGQDYCWILIFYLLRCGFVTEAAEYVSQDPGFRSLDHKFVTYMTTYAQNRRLPRDLQQKINGEYQQRSRNAPDNTVDPYRMACYKIIGRCELGRRRLDGINQSVEDWMWLQFSMAREDDRAEEIAGDVFGLEDIQTDITEIGQRVFGKGQEGPGGYGTFFFLQILGGMFEQAVSYLGSYAPITAVHFAIALAYYGVLRVSDFYTSGEEILSFTVKQYPQINFGYLITQYTREFRTGYVEAAIDYFTLLCLNADLPGALGKSQASVCHEALREFILETRDFAKLLGDIRSDGSRIKGLIEQRISLIKLVDQDEFLKTITLQAAAIADDKGLITDAVLLYHLAEDYDRVIDIINRALSDAVAVELGGPALKLQPLRPRTDEHELEAGGSLSLTTVDNPVILARNMIGLYNANAMYYQRIRQVNRDACGLLLRMMEAKVEVEAAKWTPALDVS, from the exons ATGGCCTCCACGAACACTGGCTCCCTCTTTGGAGGGGGTGGCCTAGGAGCTGCTACGCAATCATCGAGTCTCTTTGGGAATCAATCTGGAACGTCGGGCCTTACAGGTGGAACAAATTTCGCAAAGCCGTCGCAAGTGCAACAGCAGCCTACTTCGAGCTCGGTCTTTGCACAAGATCAGGCACAAGCCAATGCAGCGCCACCGTCCAGCCAGACGACCCAGCCGGCTTTTTTCAACAGTTTACTAGAACGCGGAAAAAAGAGACCAATCTCTGCAATTGCTCAAAACGGCAATTTCGAGGAGCTGCCAAGTCTTCAATTGGGTCTTGACGACATTCGCAGAAAAGCTAGGGAActtggtgctggtggctcAAAGGAATATCAACCTCAAGTACCACACAGCAAAGC CCATTATCTGCTCGCGGCTTCGGGTGTATCTCCTGGCCACGCCTTGCGGGACCTGAAGGCTTTGGACCCTCAAGCATCGGTATCGACACCACTGAGAGAACAAGATACTTTTGACCCAGACAACCAGAAATTCTtaaaaaacatacaacagcgTGGTCGTCAAGTGATGATCAATGAGAGTCTTGCTCGGACCCAGAAAGATTTTGACTCATTCTTGGAAGAGAAGGTTGACATGGACTGGGAAGAACAGCGCCGGAAGATATTCCAGCACTTCGGGCTAGCGCAAAAAGACGATGGCGCTGGCGATATAAGAGGTAGCTTCGGACGCACGATGCGGCGACCTAAACAGTTCGGCCCTGCATCCACAAATGGCCCTACGCCTTCAGGTCGGCGAAGTGTATTCGGACGCTCCGCTTTAGAAAAGTCCGTCATCGGGACCCCAGGAACAGGGACGGCAAGCCTCCGGCTCTTCGAAGATTCTACGGAGCGCAATGAGGGTGCGGGGGGTCACTCTGATCTTCGCTTCTTACGAGAGAAAATGGGCTACTATGCAGACAAGGTTCGGCAACTAAATTCTGCTAGGCTACATACTAGGGCATTTCCGATCCTTCATGAGTTCTCCGATGTTGAAGGGCATGCTGGCGGCGAT GTACCTCGACAATTATACGATGCTTATAGAGCTTTGATAAGCATTGTTGGGGAGTCTCCAGATGCTACCACCATGAATGATCCCACGGCTCTCGTGGAACGTCAGTTTGCCCAAGATTATATGGATGAGAGCCCAAATTCGCGCAGAGCAGTAAGTCTGAGAAAACGGATTGTTGAGGGCTCTAGGTCTTTCCTGGAAAAGCTCTTTTACGACGAGGTTGAAAGTGTGATTACCAAAAACCCTCGGGAGGCGCAACTCGGTGGCATACCAACTGTGACCAATAAAATTCGTGCCTATATTCGGCTCAGAGCGGCACGGAAAGACCTTGCTCCTGATGGTACGGAGTTGCAGATGGTTGGCCAGGATTATTGCTGGATTCTCATTTTCTACCTCCTTCGCTGTGGTTTCGTTACCGAAGCTGCAGAATACGTGAGCCAGGATCCCGGCTTTAGGTCTCTAGATCACAAATTTGTGACATATATGACTACATATGCGCAGAATCGACGGTTGCCTAGAGATCTGCAACAAAAGATCAACGGCGAATATCAACAACGGTCTCGCAATGCGCCTGATAACACAGTTGATCCGTACCGTATGGCTTGCTACAAAATCATCGGACGCTGTGAACTTGGCCGCAGGCGCTTAGACGGTATAAATCAAAGTGTTGAAGACTGGATGTGGTTACAGTTCAGTATGGCTAGGGAAGATGATAGAGCGGAGGAGATCGCCGGCGACGTCTTCGGACTCGAAGACATTCAAACTGATATCACGGAGATTGGTCAGCGAGTATTCGGAAAAGGCCAAGAGGGGCCCGGAGGCTATGGaacctttttcttcctgcaAATCTTGGGAGGAATGTTTGAGCAAGCTGTTTCATACCTTGGTTCTTATGCTCCAATCACAGCTGTGCACTTTGCCATTGCCTTGGCATATTATGGTGTGTTGCGCGTCTCAGACTTTTACACGTCGGGTGAAGAGATAT TGTCCTTTACTGTGAAGCAATACCCACAGATTAATTTCGGCTACCTAATCACGCAATACACGAGAGAATTCCGGACGGGATATGTGGAGGCGGCCATTGATTACTTTACGCTGTTATGCCTCAACGCCGACCTGCCCGGAGCTCTGGGTAAATCCCAAGCTTCTGTATGCCACGAAGCATTACGGGAATTTATCCTCGAGACCAGGGACTTTGCTAAACTGCTGGGCGACATCAGGTCAGATGGAAGCAGAATCAAGGGGCTGATTGAACAACGTATTAGCTTGATCAAACTGGTCGACCAAGATGAGTTCCTCAAGACGATCACTCTGCAAGCAGCAGCTATCGCCGATGACAAGGGCCTTATAACGGACGCGGTCCTGTTGTATCATCTTGCCGAGGACTACGACCGCGTCATTGATATCATCAATCGAGCGCTATCTGACGCCGTTGCTGTAGAATTGGGTGGACCTGCCTTGAAATTGCAGCCTTTGAGGCCTCGGACCGATGAACATGAACTGGAGGCCGGCGGCAGTCTCAGCTTAACAACCGTGGATAATCCGGTTATTCTGGCAAGAAATATGATTGGGTTGTATAACGCAAATGCGATGTATTACCAACGGATCCGGCAAGTCAATCGCGATGCATGTGGATTGTTGCttaggatgatggaggctAAGGTGGAGGTTGAGGCAGCAAAATGGACGCCGGCTTTGGATGTAAGTTGA
- the COX16 gene encoding cytochrome c oxidase assembly protein COX16 (COG:U;~EggNog:ENOG410PQQ5;~InterPro:IPR020164;~PFAM:PF14138;~TransMembrane:1 (o36-60i);~go_component: GO:0031966 - mitochondrial membrane [Evidence IEA]): MPVFQAKTFRRATTASSTLGERIGAAYRAHLTKRPFLLFGLPFIMIIVSGSFALTPAAALRYERYDRKVKQLSQEEAINLGLKGPDGDEGIKRNPRRRVIGDEREEYYRLMAKDLDDWEQKRVQRFKGEPDGKL, from the exons ATGCCGGTGTTTCAGGCCAAGACGTTTCGACgcgcaacaacagcatcGTCTACTCTCGGAGAACGAATCGGCGCGGCCTACCGGGCTCATCTAACTAAACGCCCATTCCTACTCTTCGGCCTTCCTTTCATTATGATAATCGTTTCCGGGTCTTTTGCATTAACACCCGCTGCCGCTCTGAGGTACGAGCGGTACGATCGCAAAGTTAAACAATTGAGTCAAGAGGAAGCGATCAATCTAGGCCTCAAAGGgcccgatggcgatgagggCATCAAGCGAAATCCACGGCGACGAGTTATTGGTGACGAAAGAGAGGAATACTAT CGGCTTATGGCCAAAGATCTTGATGATTGGGAGCAAAAAAGAGTACAACGCTTCAAAGGCGAGCCTGATGGAAAACTCTGA